A window of Babylonia areolata isolate BAREFJ2019XMU chromosome 2, ASM4173473v1, whole genome shotgun sequence contains these coding sequences:
- the LOC143279455 gene encoding ferroportin-like, which produces MWVTKANLIVYCSHFLYSWGFRMWNFAISMFLVRIADDIQLSATYGLATGLAVFFFGAIVGDWVDNTPRLKAAQLSLALQYLLLLGCTAVVGVTLHLQQDAASLPSWLPPVLKAVIVTLGVLSDLAQQTRVLVVERDWVVEICSLDPDHLASMTAMLRRLDLFSMVLAPLAMGQVMQHLGLIRGAVFMGAWTLGSLLLQLFLTWQVYRIVPALKTGKRSIHAEMDEELTVVQDTDQQTTTTTEIKTGIIDDVKSEELNNDAVNGTAETMSENTHGTPKYTPTNTNKNGAVTDSHRADVLPQTTGNLKNLQHERGKTEHAHSDTEEQAQGMMQARETETVGKGTCLARASELGVFRQLLTLYRGGKTYMSYSVALPGLALACLYLTVLSFDNITVAYIVTQGLTESDVGITMSSAAVFGVLSTFGYTFIRRRTGLVRTGFIGVFCELSVLTLCVASVWMPGSPFDPFYQRAGAGQQEEEGRVGCQGAVDLMSKNETTTASFMTSSVLYDNGMNFTAITTNKDRNSSVGAGNDNSTCSDGLGKQGPESLVSVTFFLAGIFLARFGVWMADLAITQLFLEKVEAAERGIVNGVQSSLNQLMNLLKFALVVALPDMETFGFHVLITFCSIASANLLYVVFARREGVPLLVCCSSAHAGRSGSGTGSGSGTGSGSGSGSGYGSVPVGEKEEEKEDGDEENENEKKRSSLGVHGESGVVGEGGGYGGKGCGDSSGGRGEERPLSDTFAGEL; this is translated from the exons atGTGGGTCACCAAGGCCAACCTCATTGTGTACTGCAGCCATTTTCTGTACTCCTGG GGGTTTCGCATGTGGAATTTCGCCATCAGTATGTTCCTGGTCCGTATCGCGGACGACATCCAGCTGTCCGCCACTTACGGGCTGGCCACGGGGCTGGCCGTCTTCTTCTTTGGCGCCATCGTCGGCGACTGGGTGGACAATACCCCCCGACTGAAGG CGGCACAGCTGTCCCTGGCTCTGCAGTACCTCTTGTTGCTGGGCTGCACGGCCGTGGTGGGGGTCACCCTCCACCTCCAGCAGGACgccgcctccctcccctcctggcTGCCCCCCGTGCTGAAGGCGGTCATCGTGACACTGGGCGTGCTGTCCGACCTGGCCCAGCAGACCCGGGTCCTCGTGGTGGAGAGGGACTGGGTGGTGGAGATCTGTTCCCTGGACCCTGACCATCTGGCCT CCATGACAGCGATGCTGCGACGTCTGGATCTCTTTAGCATGGTCCTGGCTCCCCTGGCCATGGGGCAGGTGATGCAGCACCTGGGACTGATCCGCGGGGCTGTCTTCATGGGCGCCTGGACGCTGGGCTccctgctgctgcagctgttcctCACCTGGCAGGTGTACCGCATCGTGCCGGCCCTCAAGACAGGGAAACGTTCCATCCACGCTGAGATGG ATGAAGAACTGACTGTCGTTCAAGACACTGATcagcagacgacgacgacgacagagaTTAAAACAGGAATCATCGATGACGTCAAGAGCGAAGAGCTCAACAACGATGCCGTCAATGGAACAGCAGAGACCATGTCTGAGAACACTCACGGGACACCAAAATACACGCCAACCAACACAAACAAGAACGGTGCAGTAACGGACAGTCACAGAGCAGACGTCCTCCCCCAGACGACAGGAAACTTAAAAAACCTCCAACACGAAAGAGGCAAGACTGAGCATGCGCACTCAGATACGGAAGAACAGGCGCAGGGAATGATGCAGGCACGTGAAACTGAGACTGTTGGCAAGGGGACGTGTCTTGCGCGTGCAAGTGAGCTGGGGGTGTTCCGACAGCTGTTGACGCTGTACCGAGGGGGTAAGACCTACATGAGTTATTCTGTGGCTCTGCCGGGCCTGGCTTTGGCGTGTCTGTACCTGACTGTGCTCAGCTTCGACAACATCACAGTGG CCTACATCGTGACCCAAGGCCTGACGGAATCAGACGTGGGGATCACCATGAGCTCGGCGGCCGTCTTCGGGGTGCTGAGCACCTTCGGCTACACCTTCATCCGGAGGCGCACCGGGCTGGTCCGCACGGGCTTCATCGGGGTGTTCTGTGAGCTGTCTGTGCTGACTCTGTGCGTGGCCTCCGTCTGGATGCCCGGCAGTCCCTTCGACCCCTTCTACCAGAGGGCGGGAGCagggcagcaggaggaggagggcagggtTGGATGCCAGGGGGCGGTGGATCTTATGTCCAAG AATGAAACGACGACAGCCAGTTTCATGACCAGCTCTGTCTTGTACGACAATGGTATGAActtcaccgccatcaccaccaacaaggACCGCAACAGCAGCGTCGGTGCTGGGAATGATAACTCCACCTGCAGTGATGGACTGGGGAAACAGGGGCCAGAGTCTTTGGTGTCGGTGACCTTTTTTCTCGCAGGAATCTTCTTGGCCCGATTTG GTGTGTGGATGGCGGACCTTGCCATCACCCAGCTCTTCCTGGAGAAGGTGGAGGCCGCGGAGCGGGGCATCGTCAACGGCGTGCAGTCCTCGCTCAACCAGCTGATGAACCTGCTCAAGTTCGCCCTGGTGGTGGCCCTCCCGGACATGGAGACCTTCGGCTTCCACGTGCTCATCACCTTCTGCTCCATCGCTTCCGCCAACCTCCTCTACGTGGTGTTCGCGCGGCGCGAAGGGGTGCCTCTGCTGGTGTGCTGCTCCTCTGCTCATGCTGGGCGTTCCGGTTCCGGTACCGGTTCTGGTTCCGGTACCGGTTCTGGTTCCGGTTCTGGTTCCGGTTATGGTTCTGTGCCTgttggggagaaggaggaggagaaagaggatggtgatgaggagaacgaaaatgagaagaagagatCGTCGTTGGGTGTACATGGTGAGAGCGGTGTtgttggtgaaggtggtggttacGGTGGTAAAGGTtgtggtgatagtagtggtggtaggggtgaggaAAGGCCGCTGTCGGATACGTTTGCTGGGGAGTTataa